One window of the Shewanella cyperi genome contains the following:
- the ilvA gene encoding threonine ammonia-lyase, biosynthetic: MPDVATVDLAHSYLQKILLSSVYDVAKVTPLSSMNKLSARLGCQVFLKREDMQPVHSFKLRGAYNRIAQLSADECRLGVVCASAGNHAQGVALSASSRGVDAVIVMPTTTPDIKIDAVRRLGGTVLLHGQSFDQANEHAQHLARSEGRVYIAPFDDEAVIAGQGTVAQEMLQQQRDLELVFVPVGGGGLVAGIAAYYKAVKPGVKIIGVEPEDAACLKAALAAGEPVTLPQVGLFADGVAVKRIGSEPFRLAKAYVDEVVTVSSDEICAAVKDIFEDTRAIAEPAGALSLAGLKKYFGLSGPGLAEGSHRGAGQKVAAILSGANVNFHSLRYVSERCELGEQKEAVLAVRVPEQPGSFLRFCELLERRVMTEFNYRFSSRDSAVVFAGIRLSQGQQELTDIIDRLESAGFAVQDLSADETAKLHVRYMVGGHPPEPLNERLFSFEFPEYPGALLKFLTTLQSKWNISLFHYRNHGAAFGRVLAGFEVPEADHQAFGRFLTELGFVWQEETQSPAYRLFLGNRPG, translated from the coding sequence ATGCCCGACGTTGCCACCGTGGATTTGGCCCACAGTTATCTGCAAAAAATCCTGCTCTCGTCCGTGTATGACGTGGCCAAGGTCACGCCCCTGTCGAGCATGAACAAGCTGTCGGCCCGTTTGGGCTGCCAGGTGTTCCTCAAGCGCGAGGACATGCAGCCGGTGCACTCCTTCAAGCTGCGCGGCGCCTATAACCGCATCGCCCAGTTGTCGGCCGACGAGTGTCGCCTGGGGGTGGTGTGCGCCTCCGCCGGCAACCATGCCCAGGGGGTGGCGCTGTCGGCCTCAAGCCGGGGCGTGGATGCCGTCATTGTCATGCCCACCACCACGCCGGACATCAAAATTGATGCGGTGCGCCGCCTCGGTGGCACAGTGCTGCTGCACGGTCAGTCCTTCGATCAGGCCAACGAGCATGCCCAGCATCTGGCCCGCAGCGAGGGCCGGGTGTACATAGCCCCCTTCGATGATGAGGCGGTGATCGCCGGGCAAGGTACTGTCGCCCAGGAAATGTTGCAACAGCAGCGGGATCTGGAGCTGGTGTTTGTGCCGGTGGGCGGTGGTGGTCTGGTGGCGGGCATTGCCGCCTACTACAAAGCGGTCAAACCCGGAGTGAAGATCATCGGGGTTGAGCCCGAGGATGCCGCCTGTCTCAAGGCCGCGCTGGCGGCCGGGGAGCCCGTGACCCTGCCCCAGGTGGGCCTGTTTGCCGACGGGGTGGCGGTCAAGCGTATCGGTAGCGAGCCCTTCCGTCTGGCGAAGGCCTATGTGGACGAAGTGGTGACCGTCAGCTCGGATGAAATCTGCGCTGCGGTCAAGGATATCTTCGAGGATACCCGCGCCATCGCCGAACCTGCCGGGGCTCTGTCGCTGGCGGGATTGAAAAAGTATTTCGGCCTCAGCGGCCCGGGACTGGCCGAAGGCAGTCACAGGGGCGCGGGGCAAAAGGTGGCCGCCATCCTCAGCGGCGCCAATGTCAATTTCCACAGCCTGCGTTACGTGTCCGAGCGCTGTGAGCTGGGTGAGCAAAAGGAAGCCGTGCTGGCGGTGCGGGTACCGGAGCAACCCGGCAGCTTCCTGCGTTTTTGCGAACTGCTGGAGCGGCGGGTGATGACTGAGTTCAACTACCGCTTCAGCAGCCGCGACAGTGCCGTGGTGTTTGCCGGTATTCGACTCAGCCAGGGCCAGCAGGAGCTGACCGACATCATAGACAGGTTGGAAAGTGCCGGTTTTGCGGTGCAGGACCTGTCCGCCGACGAGACCGCCAAGCTGCATGTGCGCTACATGGTGGGCGGCCACCCGCCGGAGCCACTTAACGAGCGCCTGTTCAGCTTCGAGTTTCCCGAATACCCGGGGGCACTGCTGAAGTTTCTCACCACCTTGCAGAGCAAGTGGAACATCAGCCTGTTTCACTACCGTAACCATGGCGCCGCCTTCGGGCGGGTGCTGGCGGGCTTCGAGGTGCCGGAGGCGGATCACCAGGCCTTTGGCCGTTTCCTGACCGAGCTGGGTTTTGTGTGGCAGGAAGAAACCCAGAGTCCGGCCTACCGGCTGTTTCTCGGCAATAGGCCCGGCTGA